In Rattus norvegicus strain BN/NHsdMcwi chromosome 1, GRCr8, whole genome shotgun sequence, a genomic segment contains:
- the Cd22 gene encoding B-cell receptor CD22 isoform X1 encodes MCVPCPWLLLILGHVASFRSATGWSVEHPQTLFAWEGACIQIPCKYKVPKPRSRLDSILLFQNYTFDNTTRDFTGKVLYNNTKASIETELYFSQQDRVTFLGNRSNNCTLKIDPIHANDSGKLGLRLISGTDKWMEHIHLNVSERPFQPYIQLPSEIRESQRVSLTCGLNFTCFGYDISLRWSLDGSEVSPVTSSITSSVENVYTESKLTFQPKWTDHGKSMMCQVWHFSQVLSERTVRLDVKYTPKLQITVNPTEVKEGNSVTMTCQVNSSNPSLSTKKVSWFKDGSFLKEQQEQEELTLHSVTKDMRGKYQCRASNNIGQGQSKEVALTVLYPPEPSKVHIYPSPAEEGQSVELICDSLASPRATNYTWYHNGEMVPGASHEKLQISNVSLWHAGKYSCLAENRLGCGKIEQEAELDVHYVPKAVTTVIQSVTPIREGDSVTLDCRYNSSNPEVTKYEWSPQGSGSEVTPGVLRIQKATWDSPPIKCAACNYKCSWSFPVSLNVHYAPRAVKILKVSPASEIHAGQHVLLQCDFSGSFPTEVRFFWKKNGNLVQEGRYLNFSSISPEDSGNYNCMVRNSIGETSSQAWSLQVLYAPRRLRVSISPGDSVMEGKKATLSCESDAHPPVFKYIWFDANDQDLHFSGQKLRLEPLRVQHTGSYRCQGINELGTGKSPPSTLTVYYSPETIGKRVALGLGFCLAICILAIWGMKIQKKWKHNRSQQGPQDNSSGQSFFVRNKKARRTRLTEGPQSQGCYNLAMDDTVSYAVLRFPESDTHGAGGARSPATQGPPPNDDDTVTYSVLQKRNMGDYENVSPNCPEDESIHYSELVQFGAGKRPQAKEDVDYVTLKH; translated from the exons ATGTGTGTCCCCTGCCCGTGGCTCCTCCTGATCCTTG GACATGTGGCTTCCTTCCGCTCAGCAACTGGATGGTCTGTTGAACATCCCCAAACCCTCTTTGCCTGGGAGGGAGCCTGCATCCAGATTCCTTGCAAGTACAAAGTACCAAAGCCTAGGTCGCGTTTGGACAGCATCCTCCTTTTTCAGAACTATACGTTTGACAACACCACCAGGGATTTCACAGGAAAGGTCCTCTATAACAACACGAAGGCGAGCATAGAGACTGAGCTGTACTTTTCTCAGCAAGACAGAGTAACATTTCTGGGAAACAGATCGAACAATTGTACCCTGAAAATCGACCCGATACATGCCAATGACAGTGGGAAGCTGGGCTTGAGGTTGATCTCAGGGACTGACAAATGGATGGAGCACATTCACCTCAACGTCTCTG AGAGACCGTTCCAACCTTACATCCAGCTGCCATCGGAAATCCGGGAATCCCAAAGGGTTTCTCTGACCTGTGGACTGAATTTCACCTGCTTTGGGTATGACATCAGCCTTCGGTGGTCTCTGGACGGGTCCGAGGTCAGCCCTGTCACCTCTTCCATCACCTCCTCCGTTGAGAACGTCTATACAGAGAGCAAGCTCACCTTCCAGCCAAAGTGGACAGACCACGGAAAGAGCATGATGTGCCAAGTCTGGCACTTCTCCCAAGTGCTCTCTGAGAGGACAGTGCGTCTGGATGTTAAGT ACACCCCAAAACTGCAGATCACGGTCAATCCCACAGAGGTCAAGGAGGGCAACTCTGTGACCATGACATGTCAGGTTAACAGCAGCAACCCGAGTCTCAGTACCAAGAAGGTATCCTGGTTCAAGGATGGGAGCTTCCTGAAGGAACAACAGGAACAGGAGGAGCTAACTCTGCATTCAGTGACCAAGGACATGAGAGGGAAATACCAGTGCCGGGCTTCCAACAACATAGGCCAAGGACAGTCCAAAGAAGTGGCACTCACGGTGCTCT ATCCTCCGGAACCCTCCAAGGTTCACATCTATCCCTCACCGGCTGAAGAGGGACAGTCAGTAGAGCTGATCTGCGACTCACTGGCCAGTCCAAGAGCAACAAACTACACCTGGTATCACAATGGGGAAATGGTACCCGGAGCCAGCCATGAGAAGCTCCAGATCTCTAATGTCTCCTTGTGGCATGCTGGGAAATACTCTTGCTTGGCAGAGAACCGTCTGGGTTGTGGAAAGATAGAACAGGAAGCTGAGCTGGATGTCCACT ATGTTCCCAAGGCGGTAACCACAGTGATTCAAAGCGTCACACCAATTCGGGAAGGAGACAGCGTGACCCTAGACTGTAGATACAACTCCAGCAATCCAGAGGTCACCAAGTATGAATGGAGTCCTCAAGGTTCTGGGAGCGAGGTCACACCTGGAGTGCTAAGGATTCAGAAAGCGACATGGGATTCCCCGCCCATCAAATGTGCTGCCTGTAACTACAAGTGCTCGTGGTCCTTCCCTGTCAGCCTGAATGTCCACT ATGCCCCCAGAGCCGTGAAGATACTGAAGGTGAGCCCCGCATCGGAGATCCACGCTGGGCAGCATGTCCTCCTCCAATGTGACTTCTCAGGGAGCTTCCCCACAGAGGTCCGCTTCTTCTGGAAGAAGAATGGGAATCTCGTGCAGGAAGGGAGATACCTGAACTTCAGCTCCATCTCTccagaagattctggaaattATAACTGCATGGTCAGAAACTCCATCGGAGAGACCTCGTCACAGGCCTGGAGCCTGCAAGTGCTGT ATGCTCCTCGGAGGCTGCGTGTGTCCATCAGCCCTGGGGACAGCGTGATGGAGGGGAAGAAGGCCACCTTGTCCTGTGAGAGTGATGCCCACCCGCCCGTCTTCAAGTATATCTGGTTTGACGCCAATGACCAAGACCTCCACTTCTCGGGCCAGAAACTGAGGCTGGAACCCCTGAGAGTTCAACACACGGGTTCCTACCGCTGCCAAGGGATCAACGAGCTAGGCACGGGAAAGTCACCACCCAGCACCCTCACGGTTTACT ACAGCCCAGAGACCATCGGCAAGCGGGTCGCCTTGGGACTAGGGTTCTGCCTGGCTATCTGCATCCTGGCCATCTGGGGGATGAAAATCCAGAAAAA ATGGAAGCACAACCGGAGCCAGCAGGGGCCTCAGGACAATTCCAGTGGCCAGAGCTTTTTTGTGAGGAACAAAAAG GCTAGAAGGACCCGTCTCACAGAAGGCCCCCAGTCCCAGGGATGCTACAATCTGGCGATGGATGACACCGTTAGTTATGCTGTCTTGCGCTTTCCAGAGAGTGACACGCACGGCGCTGG AGGTGCAAGGAGCCCAGCAACACAGGGTCCTCCTCCAAACGACGATGACACAGTCACTTACTCGGTGCTACAGAAGCGGAATATG
- the Cd22 gene encoding B-cell receptor CD22 isoform X3 yields MCVPCPWLLLILGHVASFRSATGWSVEHPQTLFAWEGACIQIPCKYKVPKPRSRLDSILLFQNYTFDNTTRDFTGKVLYNNTKASIETELYFSQQDRVTFLGNRSNNCTLKIDPIHANDSGKLGLRLISGTDKWMEHIHLNVSERPFQPYIQLPSEIRESQRVSLTCGLNFTCFGYDISLRWSLDGSEVSPVTSSITSSVENVYTESKLTFQPKWTDHGKSMMCQVWHFSQVLSERTVRLDVKYTPKLQITVNPTEVKEGNSVTMTCQVNSSNPSLSTKKVSWFKDGSFLKEQQEQEELTLHSVTKDMRGKYQCRASNNIGQGQSKEVALTVLYPPEPSKVHIYPSPAEEGQSVELICDSLASPRATNYTWYHNGEMVPGASHEKLQISNVSLWHAGKYSCLAENRLGCGKIEQEAELDVHYVPKAVTTVIQSVTPIREGDSVTLDCRYNSSNPEVTKYEWSPQGSGSEVTPGVLRIQKATWDSPPIKCAACNYKCSWSFPVSLNVHYAPRAVKILKVSPASEIHAGQHVLLQCDFSGSFPTEVRFFWKKNGNLVQEGRYLNFSSISPEDSGNYNCMVRNSIGETSSQAWSLQVLYAPRRLRVSISPGDSVMEGKKATLSCESDAHPPVFKYIWFDANDQDLHFSGQKLRLEPLRVQHTGSYRCQGINELGTGKSPPSTLTVYYSPETIGKRVALGLGFCLAICILAIWGMKIQKKWKHNRSQQGPQDNSSGQSFFVRNKKRCKEPSNTGSSSKRR; encoded by the exons ATGTGTGTCCCCTGCCCGTGGCTCCTCCTGATCCTTG GACATGTGGCTTCCTTCCGCTCAGCAACTGGATGGTCTGTTGAACATCCCCAAACCCTCTTTGCCTGGGAGGGAGCCTGCATCCAGATTCCTTGCAAGTACAAAGTACCAAAGCCTAGGTCGCGTTTGGACAGCATCCTCCTTTTTCAGAACTATACGTTTGACAACACCACCAGGGATTTCACAGGAAAGGTCCTCTATAACAACACGAAGGCGAGCATAGAGACTGAGCTGTACTTTTCTCAGCAAGACAGAGTAACATTTCTGGGAAACAGATCGAACAATTGTACCCTGAAAATCGACCCGATACATGCCAATGACAGTGGGAAGCTGGGCTTGAGGTTGATCTCAGGGACTGACAAATGGATGGAGCACATTCACCTCAACGTCTCTG AGAGACCGTTCCAACCTTACATCCAGCTGCCATCGGAAATCCGGGAATCCCAAAGGGTTTCTCTGACCTGTGGACTGAATTTCACCTGCTTTGGGTATGACATCAGCCTTCGGTGGTCTCTGGACGGGTCCGAGGTCAGCCCTGTCACCTCTTCCATCACCTCCTCCGTTGAGAACGTCTATACAGAGAGCAAGCTCACCTTCCAGCCAAAGTGGACAGACCACGGAAAGAGCATGATGTGCCAAGTCTGGCACTTCTCCCAAGTGCTCTCTGAGAGGACAGTGCGTCTGGATGTTAAGT ACACCCCAAAACTGCAGATCACGGTCAATCCCACAGAGGTCAAGGAGGGCAACTCTGTGACCATGACATGTCAGGTTAACAGCAGCAACCCGAGTCTCAGTACCAAGAAGGTATCCTGGTTCAAGGATGGGAGCTTCCTGAAGGAACAACAGGAACAGGAGGAGCTAACTCTGCATTCAGTGACCAAGGACATGAGAGGGAAATACCAGTGCCGGGCTTCCAACAACATAGGCCAAGGACAGTCCAAAGAAGTGGCACTCACGGTGCTCT ATCCTCCGGAACCCTCCAAGGTTCACATCTATCCCTCACCGGCTGAAGAGGGACAGTCAGTAGAGCTGATCTGCGACTCACTGGCCAGTCCAAGAGCAACAAACTACACCTGGTATCACAATGGGGAAATGGTACCCGGAGCCAGCCATGAGAAGCTCCAGATCTCTAATGTCTCCTTGTGGCATGCTGGGAAATACTCTTGCTTGGCAGAGAACCGTCTGGGTTGTGGAAAGATAGAACAGGAAGCTGAGCTGGATGTCCACT ATGTTCCCAAGGCGGTAACCACAGTGATTCAAAGCGTCACACCAATTCGGGAAGGAGACAGCGTGACCCTAGACTGTAGATACAACTCCAGCAATCCAGAGGTCACCAAGTATGAATGGAGTCCTCAAGGTTCTGGGAGCGAGGTCACACCTGGAGTGCTAAGGATTCAGAAAGCGACATGGGATTCCCCGCCCATCAAATGTGCTGCCTGTAACTACAAGTGCTCGTGGTCCTTCCCTGTCAGCCTGAATGTCCACT ATGCCCCCAGAGCCGTGAAGATACTGAAGGTGAGCCCCGCATCGGAGATCCACGCTGGGCAGCATGTCCTCCTCCAATGTGACTTCTCAGGGAGCTTCCCCACAGAGGTCCGCTTCTTCTGGAAGAAGAATGGGAATCTCGTGCAGGAAGGGAGATACCTGAACTTCAGCTCCATCTCTccagaagattctggaaattATAACTGCATGGTCAGAAACTCCATCGGAGAGACCTCGTCACAGGCCTGGAGCCTGCAAGTGCTGT ATGCTCCTCGGAGGCTGCGTGTGTCCATCAGCCCTGGGGACAGCGTGATGGAGGGGAAGAAGGCCACCTTGTCCTGTGAGAGTGATGCCCACCCGCCCGTCTTCAAGTATATCTGGTTTGACGCCAATGACCAAGACCTCCACTTCTCGGGCCAGAAACTGAGGCTGGAACCCCTGAGAGTTCAACACACGGGTTCCTACCGCTGCCAAGGGATCAACGAGCTAGGCACGGGAAAGTCACCACCCAGCACCCTCACGGTTTACT ACAGCCCAGAGACCATCGGCAAGCGGGTCGCCTTGGGACTAGGGTTCTGCCTGGCTATCTGCATCCTGGCCATCTGGGGGATGAAAATCCAGAAAAA ATGGAAGCACAACCGGAGCCAGCAGGGGCCTCAGGACAATTCCAGTGGCCAGAGCTTTTTTGTGAGGAACAAAAAG AGGTGCAAGGAGCCCAGCAACACAGGGTCCTCCTCCAAACGACGATGA
- the Cd22 gene encoding B-cell receptor CD22 isoform X4, with product MCVPCPWLLLILGHVASFRSATGWSVEHPQTLFAWEGACIQIPCKYKVPKPRSRLDSILLFQNYTFDNTTRDFTGKVLYNNTKASIETELYFSQQDRVTFLGNRSNNCTLKIDPIHANDSGKLGLRLISGTDKWMEHIHLNVSERPFQPYIQLPSEIRESQRVSLTCGLNFTCFGYDISLRWSLDGSEVSPVTSSITSSVENVYTESKLTFQPKWTDHGKSMMCQVWHFSQVLSERTVRLDVKYTPKLQITVNPTEVKEGNSVTMTCQVNSSNPSLSTKKVSWFKDGSFLKEQQEQEELTLHSVTKDMRGKYQCRASNNIGQGQSKEVALTVLYPPEPSKVHIYPSPAEEGQSVELICDSLASPRATNYTWYHNGEMVPGASHEKLQISNVSLWHAGKYSCLAENRLGCGKIEQEAELDVHYVPKAVTTVIQSVTPIREGDSVTLDCRYNSSNPEVTKYEWSPQGSGSEVTPGVLRIQKATWDSPPIKCAACNYKCSWSFPVSLNVHYAPRAVKILKVSPASEIHAGQHVLLQCDFSGSFPTEVRFFWKKNGNLVQEGRYLNFSSISPEDSGNYNCMVRNSIGETSSQAWSLQVLYAPRRLRVSISPGDSVMEGKKATLSCESDAHPPVFKYIWFDANDQDLHFSGQKLRLEPLRVQHTGSYRCQGINELGTGKSPPSTLTVYCKVSLCSPDYPRTCSVDQASPELTEICLPLPPKFWV from the exons ATGTGTGTCCCCTGCCCGTGGCTCCTCCTGATCCTTG GACATGTGGCTTCCTTCCGCTCAGCAACTGGATGGTCTGTTGAACATCCCCAAACCCTCTTTGCCTGGGAGGGAGCCTGCATCCAGATTCCTTGCAAGTACAAAGTACCAAAGCCTAGGTCGCGTTTGGACAGCATCCTCCTTTTTCAGAACTATACGTTTGACAACACCACCAGGGATTTCACAGGAAAGGTCCTCTATAACAACACGAAGGCGAGCATAGAGACTGAGCTGTACTTTTCTCAGCAAGACAGAGTAACATTTCTGGGAAACAGATCGAACAATTGTACCCTGAAAATCGACCCGATACATGCCAATGACAGTGGGAAGCTGGGCTTGAGGTTGATCTCAGGGACTGACAAATGGATGGAGCACATTCACCTCAACGTCTCTG AGAGACCGTTCCAACCTTACATCCAGCTGCCATCGGAAATCCGGGAATCCCAAAGGGTTTCTCTGACCTGTGGACTGAATTTCACCTGCTTTGGGTATGACATCAGCCTTCGGTGGTCTCTGGACGGGTCCGAGGTCAGCCCTGTCACCTCTTCCATCACCTCCTCCGTTGAGAACGTCTATACAGAGAGCAAGCTCACCTTCCAGCCAAAGTGGACAGACCACGGAAAGAGCATGATGTGCCAAGTCTGGCACTTCTCCCAAGTGCTCTCTGAGAGGACAGTGCGTCTGGATGTTAAGT ACACCCCAAAACTGCAGATCACGGTCAATCCCACAGAGGTCAAGGAGGGCAACTCTGTGACCATGACATGTCAGGTTAACAGCAGCAACCCGAGTCTCAGTACCAAGAAGGTATCCTGGTTCAAGGATGGGAGCTTCCTGAAGGAACAACAGGAACAGGAGGAGCTAACTCTGCATTCAGTGACCAAGGACATGAGAGGGAAATACCAGTGCCGGGCTTCCAACAACATAGGCCAAGGACAGTCCAAAGAAGTGGCACTCACGGTGCTCT ATCCTCCGGAACCCTCCAAGGTTCACATCTATCCCTCACCGGCTGAAGAGGGACAGTCAGTAGAGCTGATCTGCGACTCACTGGCCAGTCCAAGAGCAACAAACTACACCTGGTATCACAATGGGGAAATGGTACCCGGAGCCAGCCATGAGAAGCTCCAGATCTCTAATGTCTCCTTGTGGCATGCTGGGAAATACTCTTGCTTGGCAGAGAACCGTCTGGGTTGTGGAAAGATAGAACAGGAAGCTGAGCTGGATGTCCACT ATGTTCCCAAGGCGGTAACCACAGTGATTCAAAGCGTCACACCAATTCGGGAAGGAGACAGCGTGACCCTAGACTGTAGATACAACTCCAGCAATCCAGAGGTCACCAAGTATGAATGGAGTCCTCAAGGTTCTGGGAGCGAGGTCACACCTGGAGTGCTAAGGATTCAGAAAGCGACATGGGATTCCCCGCCCATCAAATGTGCTGCCTGTAACTACAAGTGCTCGTGGTCCTTCCCTGTCAGCCTGAATGTCCACT ATGCCCCCAGAGCCGTGAAGATACTGAAGGTGAGCCCCGCATCGGAGATCCACGCTGGGCAGCATGTCCTCCTCCAATGTGACTTCTCAGGGAGCTTCCCCACAGAGGTCCGCTTCTTCTGGAAGAAGAATGGGAATCTCGTGCAGGAAGGGAGATACCTGAACTTCAGCTCCATCTCTccagaagattctggaaattATAACTGCATGGTCAGAAACTCCATCGGAGAGACCTCGTCACAGGCCTGGAGCCTGCAAGTGCTGT ATGCTCCTCGGAGGCTGCGTGTGTCCATCAGCCCTGGGGACAGCGTGATGGAGGGGAAGAAGGCCACCTTGTCCTGTGAGAGTGATGCCCACCCGCCCGTCTTCAAGTATATCTGGTTTGACGCCAATGACCAAGACCTCCACTTCTCGGGCCAGAAACTGAGGCTGGAACCCCTGAGAGTTCAACACACGGGTTCCTACCGCTGCCAAGGGATCAACGAGCTAGGCACGGGAAAGTCACCACCCAGCACCCTCACGGTTTACT gcaaggtttctctgtgcagtcctgactatcccagaacttgctctgtagaccaggcttccccggaactcacagagatctgcctgcctctgcctcccaagttctgggtcTAA
- the Cd22 gene encoding B-cell receptor CD22 isoform X2, giving the protein MCVPCPWLLLILGHVASFRSATGWSVEHPQTLFAWEGACIQIPCKYKVPKPRSRLDSILLFQNYTFDNTTRDFTGKVLYNNTKASIETELYFSQQDRVTFLGNRSNNCTLKIDPIHANDSGKLGLRLISGTDKWMEHIHLNVSERPFQPYIQLPSEIRESQRVSLTCGLNFTCFGYDISLRWSLDGSEVSPVTSSITSSVENVYTESKLTFQPKWTDHGKSMMCQVWHFSQVLSERTVRLDVKYTPKLQITVNPTEVKEGNSVTMTCQVNSSNPSLSTKKVSWFKDGSFLKEQQEQEELTLHSVTKDMRGKYQCRASNNIGQGQSKEVALTVLYPPEPSKVHIYPSPAEEGQSVELICDSLASPRATNYTWYHNGEMVPGASHEKLQISNVSLWHAGKYSCLAENRLGCGKIEQEAELDVHYVPKAVTTVIQSVTPIREGDSVTLDCRYNSSNPEVTKYEWSPQGSGSEVTPGVLRIQKATWDSPPIKCAACNYKCSWSFPVSLNVHYAPRAVKILKVSPASEIHAGQHVLLQCDFSGSFPTEVRFFWKKNGNLVQEGRYLNFSSISPEDSGNYNCMVRNSIGETSSQAWSLQVLYAPRRLRVSISPGDSVMEGKKATLSCESDAHPPVFKYIWFDANDQDLHFSGQKLRLEPLRVQHTGSYRCQGINELGTGKSPPSTLTVYYSPETIGKRVALGLGFCLAICILAIWGMKIQKKLEGPVSQKAPSPRDATIWRWMTPLVMLSCAFQRVTRTALEVQGAQQHRVLLQTTMTQSLTRCYRSGIWVTMRM; this is encoded by the exons ATGTGTGTCCCCTGCCCGTGGCTCCTCCTGATCCTTG GACATGTGGCTTCCTTCCGCTCAGCAACTGGATGGTCTGTTGAACATCCCCAAACCCTCTTTGCCTGGGAGGGAGCCTGCATCCAGATTCCTTGCAAGTACAAAGTACCAAAGCCTAGGTCGCGTTTGGACAGCATCCTCCTTTTTCAGAACTATACGTTTGACAACACCACCAGGGATTTCACAGGAAAGGTCCTCTATAACAACACGAAGGCGAGCATAGAGACTGAGCTGTACTTTTCTCAGCAAGACAGAGTAACATTTCTGGGAAACAGATCGAACAATTGTACCCTGAAAATCGACCCGATACATGCCAATGACAGTGGGAAGCTGGGCTTGAGGTTGATCTCAGGGACTGACAAATGGATGGAGCACATTCACCTCAACGTCTCTG AGAGACCGTTCCAACCTTACATCCAGCTGCCATCGGAAATCCGGGAATCCCAAAGGGTTTCTCTGACCTGTGGACTGAATTTCACCTGCTTTGGGTATGACATCAGCCTTCGGTGGTCTCTGGACGGGTCCGAGGTCAGCCCTGTCACCTCTTCCATCACCTCCTCCGTTGAGAACGTCTATACAGAGAGCAAGCTCACCTTCCAGCCAAAGTGGACAGACCACGGAAAGAGCATGATGTGCCAAGTCTGGCACTTCTCCCAAGTGCTCTCTGAGAGGACAGTGCGTCTGGATGTTAAGT ACACCCCAAAACTGCAGATCACGGTCAATCCCACAGAGGTCAAGGAGGGCAACTCTGTGACCATGACATGTCAGGTTAACAGCAGCAACCCGAGTCTCAGTACCAAGAAGGTATCCTGGTTCAAGGATGGGAGCTTCCTGAAGGAACAACAGGAACAGGAGGAGCTAACTCTGCATTCAGTGACCAAGGACATGAGAGGGAAATACCAGTGCCGGGCTTCCAACAACATAGGCCAAGGACAGTCCAAAGAAGTGGCACTCACGGTGCTCT ATCCTCCGGAACCCTCCAAGGTTCACATCTATCCCTCACCGGCTGAAGAGGGACAGTCAGTAGAGCTGATCTGCGACTCACTGGCCAGTCCAAGAGCAACAAACTACACCTGGTATCACAATGGGGAAATGGTACCCGGAGCCAGCCATGAGAAGCTCCAGATCTCTAATGTCTCCTTGTGGCATGCTGGGAAATACTCTTGCTTGGCAGAGAACCGTCTGGGTTGTGGAAAGATAGAACAGGAAGCTGAGCTGGATGTCCACT ATGTTCCCAAGGCGGTAACCACAGTGATTCAAAGCGTCACACCAATTCGGGAAGGAGACAGCGTGACCCTAGACTGTAGATACAACTCCAGCAATCCAGAGGTCACCAAGTATGAATGGAGTCCTCAAGGTTCTGGGAGCGAGGTCACACCTGGAGTGCTAAGGATTCAGAAAGCGACATGGGATTCCCCGCCCATCAAATGTGCTGCCTGTAACTACAAGTGCTCGTGGTCCTTCCCTGTCAGCCTGAATGTCCACT ATGCCCCCAGAGCCGTGAAGATACTGAAGGTGAGCCCCGCATCGGAGATCCACGCTGGGCAGCATGTCCTCCTCCAATGTGACTTCTCAGGGAGCTTCCCCACAGAGGTCCGCTTCTTCTGGAAGAAGAATGGGAATCTCGTGCAGGAAGGGAGATACCTGAACTTCAGCTCCATCTCTccagaagattctggaaattATAACTGCATGGTCAGAAACTCCATCGGAGAGACCTCGTCACAGGCCTGGAGCCTGCAAGTGCTGT ATGCTCCTCGGAGGCTGCGTGTGTCCATCAGCCCTGGGGACAGCGTGATGGAGGGGAAGAAGGCCACCTTGTCCTGTGAGAGTGATGCCCACCCGCCCGTCTTCAAGTATATCTGGTTTGACGCCAATGACCAAGACCTCCACTTCTCGGGCCAGAAACTGAGGCTGGAACCCCTGAGAGTTCAACACACGGGTTCCTACCGCTGCCAAGGGATCAACGAGCTAGGCACGGGAAAGTCACCACCCAGCACCCTCACGGTTTACT ACAGCCCAGAGACCATCGGCAAGCGGGTCGCCTTGGGACTAGGGTTCTGCCTGGCTATCTGCATCCTGGCCATCTGGGGGATGAAAATCCAGAAAAA GCTAGAAGGACCCGTCTCACAGAAGGCCCCCAGTCCCAGGGATGCTACAATCTGGCGATGGATGACACCGTTAGTTATGCTGTCTTGCGCTTTCCAGAGAGTGACACGCACGGCGCTGG AGGTGCAAGGAGCCCAGCAACACAGGGTCCTCCTCCAAACGACGATGACACAGTCACTTACTCGGTGCTACAGAAGCGGAATATG